A part of Pararoseomonas sp. SCSIO 73927 genomic DNA contains:
- a CDS encoding GGDEF domain-containing protein: protein MPEAWSGNEAERLLDVADIASFDKVTEELMGAFVRVASDLVGVPISGVSLVGEHEQFFKAIQGLHAGSTPKDDAFCAYAIENPEQVMVVPDLKEDPRFGTNPLVLSDPNLRFYAGAPLRGGRGTPVGTLCVMDRKPRELTPSMVARLQDLARGVSAALTLRHAIREVHRAARTDALTGVCNRKGMEEMLAETEPRDFGILMIDLDGFKPINDTYGHAGGDRALVEVARRLSATVRSMDTVVRLGGDEFVVLVRGVDKPEAGMGLAGRIHAALADTFMLNGSPVPLRASIGFAGIPWHAGDVPSLLERADAALYAAKRAGRGVTRSAGTSTSGETVGRAALETRLREAFAPGGTVPFHLVFQPIVELKTGVVSSVEALLRWRTDTGLSLRPSDVLPVIEGMGYSGALDRWVVDEACRLIALGHPPFTIAVNASASTFGMPGFDAQVAGALRKHGIGGDRLVIEMTEGSLAGEASAAMANMQGLAKLGVRVVLDDFGGGHGTLARLRGYPFDAIKIDRSLVTDCARDAQGTALIEAVAGMAHAFSVPAVAEGVEDAAQLHVLARFGVERAQGFLLSRPVAWDRLEELAASIPARVQAVLEAPAPAA from the coding sequence ATGCCGGAAGCCTGGTCCGGGAACGAGGCCGAGCGGCTGCTGGACGTGGCCGATATAGCATCCTTCGACAAGGTGACGGAGGAGTTGATGGGCGCCTTCGTCCGGGTGGCGAGCGACCTCGTCGGCGTGCCGATCTCGGGCGTCTCCCTCGTCGGCGAGCACGAGCAGTTCTTCAAGGCCATCCAGGGGCTGCACGCCGGATCGACCCCCAAGGACGACGCCTTCTGCGCCTACGCCATCGAAAACCCCGAGCAGGTGATGGTGGTGCCGGACCTGAAGGAGGACCCGCGCTTCGGCACGAATCCCCTGGTCCTGAGCGACCCCAACCTGCGCTTCTACGCGGGCGCCCCGTTGCGCGGCGGGCGCGGGACGCCCGTGGGCACGCTCTGCGTCATGGACCGCAAGCCGCGGGAGCTCACCCCTTCCATGGTGGCGCGGCTGCAGGATCTGGCGCGCGGCGTCTCCGCGGCGCTGACGCTGCGGCACGCCATCCGGGAGGTGCACCGCGCCGCCCGCACCGACGCGCTGACTGGGGTGTGCAACCGCAAGGGCATGGAGGAGATGCTCGCGGAAACGGAGCCGCGGGACTTCGGCATCCTCATGATCGACCTGGACGGCTTCAAGCCGATCAACGACACCTACGGCCACGCGGGCGGCGACCGCGCGCTGGTGGAGGTGGCGCGGCGGCTGAGCGCCACGGTGCGCTCCATGGACACCGTGGTGCGGCTCGGCGGGGACGAGTTCGTCGTGCTCGTGCGCGGGGTGGACAAGCCGGAGGCGGGGATGGGGCTGGCCGGCCGCATCCACGCGGCGCTGGCGGACACCTTCATGCTCAACGGCTCCCCCGTGCCGCTGCGCGCCTCGATCGGCTTCGCCGGCATCCCCTGGCACGCGGGCGACGTTCCCTCGCTGCTGGAACGGGCGGACGCCGCGCTCTACGCTGCCAAGCGGGCCGGGCGCGGTGTCACACGCTCCGCCGGTACCAGCACGAGCGGGGAGACGGTGGGCCGCGCGGCGCTGGAGACGCGGCTGCGCGAGGCCTTCGCGCCAGGTGGCACGGTGCCCTTCCACCTCGTCTTCCAGCCGATCGTGGAGCTGAAGACGGGGGTGGTGAGTTCCGTGGAGGCGCTGCTGCGCTGGCGCACGGACACCGGTCTCTCCCTTCGTCCGAGCGACGTGCTGCCGGTGATCGAGGGGATGGGTTACTCCGGCGCACTGGACCGATGGGTGGTGGATGAGGCCTGCCGCCTGATCGCGCTCGGCCACCCGCCCTTCACCATCGCCGTCAACGCCTCCGCCAGCACCTTCGGCATGCCTGGCTTCGACGCCCAGGTGGCGGGCGCGCTGCGCAAGCACGGCATCGGCGGCGACCGGCTGGTGATCGAGATGACCGAGGGCTCCCTGGCCGGGGAGGCGAGCGCGGCGATGGCAAACATGCAGGGGCTGGCGAAGCTCGGCGTGCGCGTGGTGCTGGACGACTTCGGCGGCGGGCACGGGACGCTCGCCCGGCTGCGCGGCTACCCCTTCGACGCCATCAAGATCGACCGGTCCCTGGTGACGGACTGCGCGCGCGACGCCCAGGGCACCGCGCTGATCGAGGCGGTGGCGGGGATGGCGCACGCCTTCTCCGTCCCGGCCGTGGCGGAGGGGGTAGAGGACGCGGCCCAGCTGCACGTGCTGGCGCGCTTCGGGGTAGAGCGGGCGCAGGGTTTCCTGCTCTCCCGCCCCGTGGCCTGGGACCGGCTGGAGGAGCTGGCAGCCAGCATCCCCGCCCGTGTCCAGGCCGTGCTGGAGGCGCCCGCCCCCGCCGCCTGA
- a CDS encoding S-methyl-5'-thioadenosine phosphorylase: MPDQITPVIGLIGGSGLYDIDGLQDREWRRVESPWGEPSDELLFGVLDGVRCVFLPRHGRGHRIPPSELNYRANIDVLKRAGCTEVLSLSAVGSLNGDLPPGTFVIVDQFIDRTFARKKSFFETGCVAHVSMAHPLCPRLGDALEGAAREIDLKYKRGGTYLVMEGPQFSTKAESELYRAWGCDVIGMTNMPEAKLAREAELCYATVAMVTDFDCWHPDHDAVTVDAVVKVMTENASRAKALVRRVVPMLGAPRGACPYGCDRALESAIVTPAANRDPALMAKLDAVAGRVLRAA, translated from the coding sequence ATGCCCGACCAGATCACCCCTGTCATCGGCCTCATCGGCGGCTCCGGCCTCTACGACATCGACGGGCTGCAGGACCGCGAGTGGCGCCGGGTGGAGAGCCCCTGGGGCGAGCCCTCCGACGAGCTTCTCTTCGGGGTGCTGGACGGGGTGCGCTGCGTGTTCCTGCCGCGCCACGGCCGCGGCCACCGCATCCCGCCGAGCGAGCTGAACTACCGCGCCAACATCGACGTGCTGAAGCGCGCGGGCTGCACGGAGGTGCTCTCCCTCTCCGCCGTGGGCAGCCTCAACGGCGACCTGCCCCCCGGCACCTTCGTGATCGTGGACCAGTTCATCGACCGCACCTTCGCCCGGAAGAAGAGCTTCTTCGAGACGGGCTGCGTGGCGCACGTCTCCATGGCGCACCCTCTCTGCCCGCGGCTGGGCGACGCGCTGGAGGGCGCGGCGCGGGAGATCGACCTGAAGTACAAGCGCGGCGGCACCTACCTCGTGATGGAGGGGCCGCAATTCTCCACCAAGGCGGAGAGCGAGCTGTACCGCGCCTGGGGCTGCGACGTGATCGGCATGACGAACATGCCGGAGGCCAAGCTCGCCCGCGAGGCGGAGCTCTGCTACGCGACCGTCGCCATGGTCACGGATTTCGACTGCTGGCACCCCGACCACGACGCCGTGACGGTGGACGCGGTGGTGAAGGTGATGACGGAGAACGCCAGCCGCGCGAAGGCGCTGGTGCGCCGGGTCGTGCCGATGCTCGGCGCCCCGCGCGGCGCCTGCCCCTACGGCTGCGACCGCGCGCTGGAGAGCGCCATCGTCACCCCGGCCGCGAACCGGGATCCGGCGCTGATGGCGAAGCTGGACGCGGTGGCCGGCCGGGTGCTGCGGGCGGCTTGA
- a CDS encoding chalcone isomerase family protein, giving the protein MRGNSAADQPLVNRRALAPLALAALTIRPAAAQGTAGDVPAVLDVAGRRLVLNGTGVRRFLAIPVIRGALYLERRSTDDGAILASPGVKLLRLRYEVSVPRGRLVSGWEDGFREGCGCEMPPDFRARLRDLPSGQLEEWLFLPDHGEIAYAGEAPVRVTAHQGRMMLASFIGPNSSSEGLRRGLLGLG; this is encoded by the coding sequence ATGAGGGGGAACAGCGCGGCGGATCAGCCCCTGGTAAATCGGCGCGCCCTCGCGCCGCTCGCCCTCGCCGCGCTGACGATCCGCCCGGCTGCCGCCCAGGGCACGGCAGGCGACGTGCCGGCCGTCCTGGACGTGGCCGGCCGCCGGCTGGTGCTGAACGGCACGGGGGTGCGTCGTTTCCTGGCCATCCCCGTGATCCGCGGCGCCCTCTACCTGGAGCGGCGGAGCACGGATGACGGGGCGATCCTCGCCTCCCCCGGGGTGAAGCTGCTGCGGCTGCGCTACGAGGTCTCCGTACCCCGCGGCCGGCTGGTGAGCGGCTGGGAGGACGGGTTCCGCGAGGGCTGCGGCTGCGAGATGCCGCCCGATTTCCGCGCCCGGCTGCGCGACCTGCCATCCGGGCAGCTGGAGGAGTGGCTCTTCCTGCCCGACCACGGGGAGATCGCCTATGCCGGGGAGGCGCCGGTGCGCGTCACCGCCCACCAGGGCCGGATGATGCTGGCGAGCTTCATCGGCCCGAACTCGAGCAGCGAGGGGCTGCGCCGGGGCCTGCTCGGCCTCGGCTGA
- a CDS encoding enoyl-CoA hydratase/isomerase family protein, whose protein sequence is MERAESGVVAGIEGRAGTILLDRPRALNALDQPMIDALAEAAHRFRDDPAVDLVILEGAGGRAFCAGGDVRAVRSAALAGDAATIERFFGSEYALNRAIAEYPKPWISLIDGVCMGGGIGVSVHGSHRVVTEHALLAMPETAIALFPDVGTSFVLPRLPGRRGAMGKWLALTGARLQGAEAVEAGLATHYVPRERLPALRQALLAGDAGVVAHHAAAVPPGRIEAERAAIERGFAPDDLVSITAVLTAEGTAWAEAQLAMLRRMSPTSMAVTLELLRRGAEMDLPSCLAMELALTRGVTAHPDFAEGVRALLVDKDNAPRWTPDSIAALDRDAVLRLFG, encoded by the coding sequence ATGGAGAGGGCCGAATCGGGCGTGGTGGCCGGGATCGAGGGGCGGGCAGGCACGATCCTGCTGGACCGCCCGCGCGCGCTGAACGCCCTGGACCAGCCCATGATCGACGCGCTGGCCGAGGCCGCGCACCGCTTCCGGGACGACCCCGCGGTGGATTTGGTGATCCTGGAAGGCGCGGGCGGCCGCGCCTTCTGCGCCGGGGGCGACGTGCGCGCCGTGCGCAGCGCCGCCCTGGCCGGGGACGCCGCGACGATCGAGCGGTTCTTCGGCAGCGAGTACGCGCTGAACCGCGCTATCGCGGAGTACCCCAAGCCCTGGATCAGCCTTATCGACGGCGTCTGCATGGGGGGCGGCATCGGCGTCTCCGTCCATGGCAGCCACCGGGTGGTGACCGAGCACGCGCTGCTGGCGATGCCGGAGACGGCCATCGCGCTGTTTCCGGATGTCGGCACCTCCTTCGTGCTGCCGCGGCTGCCCGGGCGGCGCGGGGCCATGGGCAAGTGGCTCGCCCTCACCGGCGCGCGCCTGCAGGGGGCGGAGGCGGTGGAGGCGGGGCTGGCCACCCATTACGTCCCGCGGGAAAGGCTGCCGGCGCTGCGCCAGGCGCTGCTGGCGGGGGACGCGGGGGTAGTGGCGCACCACGCCGCCGCCGTGCCGCCCGGCCGGATCGAAGCGGAGCGCGCGGCGATCGAGCGCGGCTTCGCGCCCGACGACCTCGTCTCCATCACCGCCGTGCTGACGGCGGAGGGGACCGCCTGGGCGGAGGCCCAGCTGGCGATGCTGCGCCGCATGTCCCCCACTTCCATGGCCGTGACGTTGGAACTGCTGCGGCGGGGGGCGGAGATGGACCTTCCTTCCTGCCTCGCCATGGAGCTGGCGCTGACGCGCGGCGTGACGGCCCACCCGGACTTCGCCGAAGGCGTGCGCGCGCTTCTGGTGGACAAGGACAACGCGCCGCGCTGGACCCCCGATTCGATCGCCGCGCTGGACCGCGACGCCGTGCTGCGGCTCTTCGGCTGA
- a CDS encoding ABC transporter ATP-binding protein, with amino-acid sequence MAQQPVSPGTTAATPAGGPPLLVMEGVRKAGQAEGTQALAWLELQLARGEFLTLLGPAGAGKSVAIELVAGFLQPDAGRILLKGERLARLPPWRRDIGLVLDQPDLFPEMDVLANAAFPLEARGVGRAEREDRAAAMLERWGIPPALARLRPEALSPARQVRVALARATVHAPALLLLDDPLRALDGEEREVLAADLARLRRALGLTVLHAARDPVLASLLSDRIVVLEGGRARQTGTPRGLYENPADPVVAAITGPCNRLPGRVLSVEDGVCLVRLDCGLEATGLPVTGPEGSPLPGANCTLVIRPEHVAVAPLPPEAMGEDAVAARLIEARFAGGEVRLRLSIGEGGELVAHRPPGLPLPELGEEASIAWDLAAARVHRDAS; translated from the coding sequence ATGGCGCAGCAACCCGTCAGTCCCGGCACAACGGCCGCGACCCCCGCAGGCGGGCCGCCCCTCCTGGTGATGGAGGGGGTGCGCAAGGCCGGCCAGGCCGAGGGGACCCAGGCCCTTGCCTGGCTGGAGCTGCAGCTCGCGCGCGGCGAATTCCTCACCCTCCTCGGCCCGGCCGGGGCGGGGAAGAGCGTGGCGATCGAGCTCGTCGCCGGCTTCCTCCAGCCCGATGCGGGACGGATCCTCCTCAAGGGAGAGAGGCTGGCCCGGCTGCCGCCCTGGCGGCGCGACATCGGCCTCGTCCTGGACCAGCCGGACCTGTTCCCGGAGATGGACGTGCTCGCCAACGCCGCCTTCCCGCTGGAGGCGCGCGGGGTGGGCCGCGCGGAGCGGGAGGATCGCGCGGCCGCGATGCTGGAGCGCTGGGGCATCCCGCCCGCCCTGGCCCGCCTCCGCCCGGAGGCCCTCTCCCCCGCGCGGCAGGTGCGGGTGGCCCTGGCCCGCGCCACGGTCCATGCCCCGGCGCTGCTGCTGCTGGACGATCCCCTCCGCGCGCTGGACGGGGAGGAGCGCGAGGTGCTGGCCGCCGATCTCGCCCGGCTCCGGCGGGCGCTGGGCCTGACGGTGCTGCACGCGGCGCGCGACCCGGTCCTGGCCTCCCTCCTCTCGGACCGCATAGTGGTGCTGGAGGGCGGCCGCGCGCGCCAGACCGGAACGCCCCGGGGGCTCTACGAGAACCCGGCCGACCCGGTGGTGGCCGCCATCACCGGGCCCTGCAACCGCCTGCCCGGCCGCGTCCTCTCGGTGGAGGACGGGGTCTGCCTCGTGCGGCTGGATTGCGGGCTGGAGGCGACGGGCCTGCCGGTCACGGGGCCGGAGGGATCGCCCCTGCCGGGCGCGAACTGCACCCTGGTGATCCGGCCGGAGCACGTGGCCGTCGCCCCCCTGCCGCCGGAGGCGATGGGGGAGGACGCGGTGGCGGCGCGGCTGATCGAGGCCCGCTTCGCCGGGGGCGAGGTGCGGCTGCGGCTCTCGATCGGGGAGGGGGGCGAGCTGGTGGCGCACCGCCCGCCCGGCCTGCCCCTGCCGGAACTGGGCGAGGAGGCCTCCATCGCCTGGGACCTCGCGGCCGCGCGGGTTCACCGGGACGCGTCCTGA
- a CDS encoding extracellular solute-binding protein: MPQQGPPSAWRIGRRRLAPAALAPALLTLAAPEARAQARDLTVVSWGGAYQDVQREVFFRPFQRATNGRLLEETWDGGMDSLRDRSRTARWDLVQLEGDELLLGCEEGLLERIAPEDVGGAERYLPGALTRCGVGNILYGFVLSYRRGGVAPEGWADFFDTARFPGPRGMRRGAKTTLEIALLGAGMAPEAVYPALATDEGLARAFRRLDAIRPAIRWWDQGSEPPRALAAGEVTMAVAYNGRIDAANREDSADLGIVWAGQLLAQDSWAILRGSPNRERALAFLRFAGDPVVQAGLPPRIPYGVTARGAESGLPDDVLANLPTAPDNARDALRVDDAFWRANLDRLERRFSAWAAGGPGR, encoded by the coding sequence ATGCCCCAGCAAGGGCCTCCATCGGCGTGGCGCATCGGGCGCAGGCGGCTCGCCCCGGCCGCGCTGGCCCCGGCCCTGCTTACCCTGGCCGCGCCGGAGGCCCGGGCGCAGGCGCGGGACCTCACGGTCGTCTCCTGGGGCGGCGCTTACCAAGACGTGCAGCGCGAGGTGTTCTTCCGCCCCTTCCAGCGCGCCACCAACGGCCGCCTGCTGGAGGAGACCTGGGACGGCGGCATGGATTCGCTGCGCGACCGCTCCCGCACCGCCCGCTGGGACCTCGTGCAGCTGGAGGGGGACGAGCTGCTGCTCGGCTGCGAGGAAGGGCTGCTGGAGCGAATCGCGCCCGAGGATGTGGGCGGCGCGGAGCGCTACCTGCCGGGCGCGCTCACCCGCTGCGGCGTTGGCAACATCCTCTACGGCTTCGTCCTCTCCTACCGGCGCGGCGGGGTCGCGCCGGAGGGCTGGGCCGATTTCTTCGACACCGCCCGCTTCCCGGGCCCGCGCGGGATGCGCCGCGGCGCCAAGACGACGCTGGAGATCGCCCTGCTGGGCGCCGGGATGGCGCCCGAGGCCGTCTATCCCGCGCTCGCGACCGACGAAGGGCTGGCCCGCGCCTTCCGCCGCCTGGACGCGATCCGCCCGGCCATCCGCTGGTGGGACCAGGGCAGCGAGCCCCCGCGGGCGCTGGCCGCCGGCGAGGTGACGATGGCCGTGGCCTATAATGGCCGGATCGACGCCGCCAATCGCGAGGATTCGGCCGATCTCGGCATCGTCTGGGCCGGGCAGCTCCTGGCGCAGGACAGCTGGGCGATCCTGCGCGGCAGCCCGAACCGTGAGCGCGCCCTGGCCTTCCTGCGCTTCGCCGGCGACCCCGTGGTTCAGGCCGGGCTGCCCCCGCGCATTCCCTACGGCGTCACGGCCCGGGGCGCGGAGAGCGGGCTGCCGGACGACGTGCTGGCGAACCTGCCCACCGCCCCGGACAACGCCCGCGACGCCCTGCGGGTCGACGACGCCTTCTGGCGCGCCAACTTGGACCGGCTGGAGCGCCGCTTCTCCGCCTGGGCGGCCGGCGGCCCCGGACGCTGA
- a CDS encoding ABC transporter permease subunit: MRPEPLRAALLAAPLALLVLLGALAPLGLLLRRGTAETEVAPALPRTLRVLRQWDGNNLPDDVAFEALAADLAALRAAGPAGAEAMARAAERLAADVPALREVLPGTAEIAERTRTTRAAAILVADPAWGDPESWAALRRAGQGTSGFHLLSAVGLRLTAEGGLEDSPRGPHARAVLARGLGAAVLAVLGCLLLAWPLARLIAEARPGRAAALAVLTLLPLLSGEAARAAGWAALLEAGPGVALIATILGLLPLMVLPIALSLRRAGPRLPRAAAALGLPPRKVFWRVRLPLARRGIAVGCALVLAQALGGFIVPGLLDPGLSLTAGVLAAAARAGDWGQAGALAALLLLPLLPATFLLRRGMRGRDMRA; this comes from the coding sequence TTGAGGCCGGAACCCCTCCGCGCCGCGCTGCTGGCGGCCCCGCTGGCGCTGCTGGTCCTGCTCGGGGCCCTGGCGCCGCTGGGCCTCCTGCTCCGGCGCGGCACGGCGGAGACGGAGGTGGCGCCGGCCCTGCCGCGCACCCTGCGCGTGCTGCGCCAGTGGGACGGGAACAACCTGCCCGACGACGTGGCCTTCGAGGCGCTGGCGGCGGATCTGGCCGCGCTGCGGGCCGCGGGGCCGGCGGGGGCGGAGGCGATGGCCCGCGCGGCGGAGCGCCTGGCCGCCGACGTGCCCGCCCTGCGCGAGGTGCTGCCCGGAACCGCCGAGATCGCGGAGAGGACGCGCACCACCCGCGCCGCCGCTATCCTCGTCGCCGATCCCGCCTGGGGCGACCCCGAGAGCTGGGCGGCGCTGCGCCGGGCCGGGCAGGGGACGTCGGGCTTCCATCTTCTCTCCGCCGTCGGGCTGCGGCTCACGGCCGAGGGGGGGCTGGAGGACAGCCCGCGGGGGCCCCACGCGCGGGCCGTCCTCGCGCGCGGCCTCGGCGCGGCGGTGCTGGCGGTGCTGGGCTGCCTTCTCCTCGCTTGGCCGCTGGCCCGGCTGATTGCGGAGGCGCGGCCGGGCCGGGCCGCGGCGCTGGCCGTCCTGACCCTGCTTCCCCTGCTCTCCGGCGAGGCCGCGCGGGCCGCCGGCTGGGCCGCGCTGCTGGAGGCCGGGCCGGGGGTGGCCCTTATCGCGACGATCCTCGGCCTGCTGCCGCTGATGGTGCTGCCGATCGCCCTCTCCCTGCGCCGGGCGGGGCCGCGCCTGCCGCGGGCGGCGGCGGCGCTCGGGCTGCCGCCGCGGAAGGTGTTCTGGCGCGTCCGCCTGCCCCTCGCCCGGCGGGGGATCGCGGTGGGCTGCGCCCTCGTCCTCGCGCAGGCGCTGGGAGGCTTCATCGTGCCAGGGCTGCTTGATCCCGGCTTGTCCCTGACCGCCGGCGTGCTGGCCGCCGCCGCCCGCGCCGGAGATTGGGGGCAGGCGGGCGCGCTGGCCGCCCTGCTCCTCCTGCCGCTGCTGCCCGCCACCTTCCTGCTGCGCCGGGGCATGCGGGGCCGGGATATGCGGGCGTGA
- a CDS encoding superoxide dismutase, producing the protein MPPLPYAPNANEPHIDAQTMEIHHGRHHQAYVTALNNALKDHGQLAALSLPDLLARLDQVPESIRTTVRNNAGGHANHSMFWPVMGGRGGAPSGDLAEAVTRDLGGLDKMKADFNAAGVGRFGSGWVFVTAARDGRLAITTRPNQDTPLMDGQRVLFGNDVWEHAYYLKYQNRRPDYLAAWWNVVNWDRVAERYAAAKAGTLGV; encoded by the coding sequence CTGCCGCCGCTGCCCTACGCGCCGAACGCCAACGAGCCGCACATCGACGCGCAGACGATGGAGATCCATCACGGCCGCCACCACCAGGCCTACGTCACCGCGCTGAACAACGCGCTGAAGGACCACGGCCAGCTCGCCGCCCTCTCGCTTCCCGATCTGCTGGCGAGGCTGGACCAGGTGCCGGAATCCATCCGGACCACGGTGCGCAACAACGCGGGCGGGCACGCCAACCACAGCATGTTCTGGCCCGTCATGGGCGGCCGCGGCGGCGCGCCCTCCGGCGATCTGGCGGAGGCCGTCACGCGCGATCTCGGCGGGCTCGACAAGATGAAGGCGGATTTCAACGCCGCCGGCGTCGGCCGCTTCGGCAGCGGCTGGGTCTTCGTGACGGCGGCGAGGGACGGCAGGCTGGCGATCACCACCCGCCCGAATCAGGACACGCCACTGATGGACGGGCAGCGCGTGCTGTTCGGCAACGACGTCTGGGAGCACGCCTACTACCTGAAGTACCAGAACCGCCGGCCGGACTACCTGGCGGCCTGGTGGAACGTGGTGAACTGGGACCGGGTGGCGGAGCGCTACGCGGCGGCCAAGGCCGGCACGCTGGGGGTCTGA
- a CDS encoding pitrilysin family protein: protein MSEGTPSGFTLPVQVVESAGVTAWLAEDHSVPVISIAFSIPGGAALDPAGQEGAVALASALLTEGAGSLDANAFQEAMRDNAISFNFSADRDEFSGSFRCLSDALPEATRLARLALTAPRMEARDIERVRARAIAGARQALENPRGQAGRAFWSAALPGAYGHPPGGTAETIATLTGDALRGMPARQLRKGGLLVAASGAITVGQLRDVMAALFGDWPSEEPSGLPRIPPFAATGVTVVPMESPQSAAVFGHQGLAVDDPDWEAAGVVLRILSGGGFSSRLMQAVRVERGLAYGIGAGPEPVAGRSLIMGSVATENARMAETLSVLRGEWAKMAASGPTAAEREEAIAYLTGSQPLSFTSTRQVANILLALRRNNRPLDWLANRPARLEALTRERLTEVAARILLPDSLAVVVAGRPVGL from the coding sequence ATGAGCGAGGGAACCCCCAGCGGCTTCACCCTGCCCGTGCAGGTGGTGGAGTCGGCCGGCGTGACCGCCTGGCTGGCGGAGGACCACTCCGTCCCCGTCATCTCCATCGCCTTCTCCATCCCCGGCGGCGCCGCGCTGGACCCGGCGGGGCAGGAGGGCGCGGTGGCCCTCGCCTCCGCCCTGCTGACCGAAGGCGCCGGCAGCCTGGACGCCAACGCCTTCCAGGAGGCGATGCGCGACAACGCCATCTCCTTCAACTTCTCCGCCGACCGGGACGAGTTCTCCGGCAGCTTCCGCTGCCTGAGCGATGCCCTGCCGGAGGCGACCCGCCTCGCCCGGCTGGCGCTGACCGCGCCCCGGATGGAGGCGCGCGACATCGAGCGGGTGCGCGCCCGCGCCATCGCCGGCGCCCGCCAGGCGCTGGAGAACCCGCGCGGCCAGGCCGGGCGCGCCTTCTGGTCCGCCGCCCTTCCCGGCGCCTACGGCCACCCGCCCGGCGGCACGGCCGAGACCATCGCCACCCTGACCGGCGACGCGCTGCGCGGGATGCCTGCGCGGCAGCTCCGCAAGGGCGGCCTCCTCGTCGCCGCCTCCGGCGCGATCACGGTGGGGCAGCTGCGCGACGTGATGGCCGCCCTCTTCGGCGACTGGCCGTCCGAGGAGCCCTCCGGCCTTCCGCGCATCCCGCCCTTCGCCGCCACCGGCGTGACCGTGGTGCCGATGGAGAGCCCGCAATCCGCCGCCGTTTTCGGGCACCAGGGGCTGGCGGTGGACGACCCGGACTGGGAGGCGGCGGGTGTCGTCCTCCGCATCCTCTCCGGCGGGGGCTTCTCCTCCCGGCTCATGCAGGCGGTGCGGGTGGAGCGGGGCCTGGCCTACGGCATCGGCGCGGGGCCGGAGCCCGTGGCGGGGCGCAGCCTCATCATGGGGTCGGTCGCGACCGAGAACGCCCGCATGGCCGAGACCCTCTCCGTCCTGCGCGGGGAATGGGCGAAGATGGCCGCTTCCGGCCCCACGGCGGCGGAGCGGGAGGAGGCGATCGCCTACCTCACGGGCAGCCAGCCTCTCTCCTTCACCTCCACCCGGCAGGTGGCGAACATCCTGCTGGCCCTGCGGCGGAACAACCGCCCGCTTGACTGGCTGGCCAACCGCCCCGCCCGGCTGGAGGCGCTGACGCGGGAGAGGCTGACGGAGGTGGCGGCGCGGATTCTGCTGCCGGATTCGCTGGCGGTGGTGGTGGCCGGGAGGCCGGTCGGCCTTTAG